From one Solanum stenotomum isolate F172 chromosome 12, ASM1918654v1, whole genome shotgun sequence genomic stretch:
- the LOC125848462 gene encoding uncharacterized protein LOC125848462 has product MVMVVKMEERKKEDKLQAVWFAAGVAALMACLERAILVSFVEQWRLIAFLALNLILLAILFTSTSTTPTTPIVETSNNTTTTESKIEVKVRKECKKYVAPCVEDISEVAITKDVKEEYPKITDNKENKEEQLLDEAQQISMEELNERAEAFIAMFRQHLISDAKAYSYSKSCRIRTSISLKGGDKNFPKRRPIY; this is encoded by the exons aTGGTGATGGTAGTAAAAATggaggaaagaaagaaagaagacaaATTACAAGCAGTATGGTTTGCAGCAGGAGTGGCTGCTTTAATGGCATGTTTAGAACGTGCAATTTTAGTTTCTTTTGTGGAACAATGGCGACTTATAGCATTTCTTGCTCTTAATCTCATACTCTTAGCTATTCTTTTTACATCTACAAGTACTACTCCCACAACTCCAATTGTTGAAACCAGCAACAACACTACTACTACTGAATCCAAGATTGAG GTAAAGGTGAGGAAAGAATGCAAGAAATATGTAGCGCCTTGTGTTGAAGATATATCAGAAGTAGCAATTACAAAGGATGTGAAAGAGGAATATCCAAAAATAACAGACAATaaggaaaacaaagaagaacAATTATTAGATGAAGCTCAGCAAatttcaatggaggaattgaatGAAAGAGCAGAGGCATTTATAGCAATGTTCAGACAACATTTAATATCTGATGCAAAGGCTTATAGTTATAGCAAAAGCTGTAGAATTCGAACTTCAATTTCACTCAAAGGAGGTGACAAAAATTTTCCCAAACGTAGACCCATTTATTAA
- the LOC125848099 gene encoding type I inositol polyphosphate 5-phosphatase 1-like isoform X1 codes for MGNKERKSRRKVFRLWFSKRRSRADASHLSEISDDDGQDDECMNGLSVRSLDRGPCILNNELRIFVGTWNVAGRSPVGSLAVDLDEWLNLKEAADIYVLGFQEIVPLKPKTVIGAEDPTEATNWNVLIGKTLNSKYGGAWLTPMVNPITNDNYRYDQATESYTRLRSDYEIVSARGQSRTEYKLSDCVGSYKLMASKKMVGVFISVWMRRTLLKKYCVSEVKVSSVACGIMGYLGNKGSVSVSMSIGGTSFCFVAAHLASGEKKGDEGKRNRQVTEIFRRTSFPRLSEDCHKNHPLTILGHDQIFWFGDLNYRLYLEDNLARELIKKKNWSALQEFDQLGKELEDGGVFQGWQEGDIEFAPTYKYSSSNCNRYSGGLPSRAGEKQRTPAWCDRILWHGKGVKQLSYFRSESKFSDHRPVSALFSVLVEDQKCAHSSLVPFPPFSPLHNS; via the exons ATGGGTaacaaggaaagaaaatcaagacGGAAAGTGTTTCGGTTGTGGTTTAGCAAGAGAAGAAGCAGAGCTGATGCATCCCATTTAAGCGAAATTTCAG ATGACGACGGACAAGATGATGAGTGCATGAATGGTCTTTCTGTTAGGTCACTGGACAGAGGACCATGCATTCTAAACAATGAATTGAG AATCTTTGTGGGTACGTGGAATGTTGCAGGAAGATCTCCTGTGGGAAGTCTAGCTGTAGATTTGGATGAGTGGCTGAATCTGAAAGAAGCAGCAGATATTTATGTTCTTGG CTTCCAGGAAATAGTCCCTCTAAAGCCTAAAACTGTAATTGGAGCAGAAGATCCAACAGAAGCTACTAACTGGAATGTGCTCATCGGTAAAACTCTAAACAGCAAGTATGGTGGTGCCTGGTTAACACCCATGGTCAATCCAATCACCAATGATAATTATCGATATGATCAAGCCACTGAATCATATACTAGACTGAGGAGTGACTACGAAATAGTTTCAGCAAGAGGTCAGTCTAGAACTGAATATAAGCTCTCAGATTGTGTTGGTAGTTACAAATTGATGGCGAGCAAGAAGATGGTTGGTGTCTTCATTAGTGTCTGGATGAGAAGGACATTGCTAAAGAAATATTGTGTCTCGGAAGTGAAGGTCTCTTCAGTAGCTTGTGGTATTATGGGCTATTTGGGAAACAAAGGATCAGTCTCTGTGAGCATGTCCATAGGAGGAACTAGTTTTTGCTTTGTGGCAGCTCACTTAGCCTCAGGAGAAAAGAAAGGTGATGAAGGGAAAAGGAACCGTCAAGTCACAGAAATTTTTAGGAGAACATCTTTCCCCCGGCTGTCAGAAGACTGCCATAAAAATCATCCTCTCACCATCTTAGGACACGA CCAGATATTTTGGTTTGGAGATCTCAACTACAGACTGTACTTGGAAGACAATTTAGCGAGGGaattaataaagaagaaaaattggaGTGCGCTGCAAGAGTTTGACCAGTTGGGGAAGGAACTAGAAGACGGTGGAGTGTTTCAGGGTTGGCAAGAGGGAGATATAGAATTTGCACCCACATACAAATATTCTTCTTCCAATTGCAATCGATATTCTGGTGGACTTCCAAGCAGAGCGGGGGAGAAGCAAAGAACTCCAGCATG GTGTGATAGAATCCTATGGCATGGTAAGGGCGTGAAACAGCTTTCCTATTTCCGCAGTGAAAGCAAGTTCTCAGACCATCGGCCTGTCTCCGCTTTATTCTCTGTACTAGTTGAAGATCAAAAGTGTGCCCATTCAAGTTTGGTTCCATTTCCTCCTTTCAGTCCCCTCCACAATTCCTAG
- the LOC125848099 gene encoding type IV inositol polyphosphate 5-phosphatase 7-like isoform X2 — protein MNGLSVRSLDRGPCILNNELRIFVGTWNVAGRSPVGSLAVDLDEWLNLKEAADIYVLGFQEIVPLKPKTVIGAEDPTEATNWNVLIGKTLNSKYGGAWLTPMVNPITNDNYRYDQATESYTRLRSDYEIVSARGQSRTEYKLSDCVGSYKLMASKKMVGVFISVWMRRTLLKKYCVSEVKVSSVACGIMGYLGNKGSVSVSMSIGGTSFCFVAAHLASGEKKGDEGKRNRQVTEIFRRTSFPRLSEDCHKNHPLTILGHDQIFWFGDLNYRLYLEDNLARELIKKKNWSALQEFDQLGKELEDGGVFQGWQEGDIEFAPTYKYSSSNCNRYSGGLPSRAGEKQRTPAWCDRILWHGKGVKQLSYFRSESKFSDHRPVSALFSVLVEDQKCAHSSLVPFPPFSPLHNS, from the exons ATGAATGGTCTTTCTGTTAGGTCACTGGACAGAGGACCATGCATTCTAAACAATGAATTGAG AATCTTTGTGGGTACGTGGAATGTTGCAGGAAGATCTCCTGTGGGAAGTCTAGCTGTAGATTTGGATGAGTGGCTGAATCTGAAAGAAGCAGCAGATATTTATGTTCTTGG CTTCCAGGAAATAGTCCCTCTAAAGCCTAAAACTGTAATTGGAGCAGAAGATCCAACAGAAGCTACTAACTGGAATGTGCTCATCGGTAAAACTCTAAACAGCAAGTATGGTGGTGCCTGGTTAACACCCATGGTCAATCCAATCACCAATGATAATTATCGATATGATCAAGCCACTGAATCATATACTAGACTGAGGAGTGACTACGAAATAGTTTCAGCAAGAGGTCAGTCTAGAACTGAATATAAGCTCTCAGATTGTGTTGGTAGTTACAAATTGATGGCGAGCAAGAAGATGGTTGGTGTCTTCATTAGTGTCTGGATGAGAAGGACATTGCTAAAGAAATATTGTGTCTCGGAAGTGAAGGTCTCTTCAGTAGCTTGTGGTATTATGGGCTATTTGGGAAACAAAGGATCAGTCTCTGTGAGCATGTCCATAGGAGGAACTAGTTTTTGCTTTGTGGCAGCTCACTTAGCCTCAGGAGAAAAGAAAGGTGATGAAGGGAAAAGGAACCGTCAAGTCACAGAAATTTTTAGGAGAACATCTTTCCCCCGGCTGTCAGAAGACTGCCATAAAAATCATCCTCTCACCATCTTAGGACACGA CCAGATATTTTGGTTTGGAGATCTCAACTACAGACTGTACTTGGAAGACAATTTAGCGAGGGaattaataaagaagaaaaattggaGTGCGCTGCAAGAGTTTGACCAGTTGGGGAAGGAACTAGAAGACGGTGGAGTGTTTCAGGGTTGGCAAGAGGGAGATATAGAATTTGCACCCACATACAAATATTCTTCTTCCAATTGCAATCGATATTCTGGTGGACTTCCAAGCAGAGCGGGGGAGAAGCAAAGAACTCCAGCATG GTGTGATAGAATCCTATGGCATGGTAAGGGCGTGAAACAGCTTTCCTATTTCCGCAGTGAAAGCAAGTTCTCAGACCATCGGCCTGTCTCCGCTTTATTCTCTGTACTAGTTGAAGATCAAAAGTGTGCCCATTCAAGTTTGGTTCCATTTCCTCCTTTCAGTCCCCTCCACAATTCCTAG
- the LOC125848101 gene encoding autophagy-related protein 11: MAGNESQKQFLTLLREFASEKSQGERRIVNHKKRNQQLQSELELAHAEVEEAKNQKESAEQELKGYEVELARNESAIQTLEEGILWIQDELSAYGSNVESLKNKEAEKRDDFIEKMLELNAQIRKFHESIASIFRNDNCSESASKPGPAKAKGEDAEAFKRELQSQLAQIVSQITKEEEEYQVEQNIHRQIEEELNNLERKASLIEGIIKENMEMQELARYPLISVVWSSAL; this comes from the exons ATGGCGGGAAACGAATCACAGAAGCAATTCCTAACTCTTCTCCGCGAATTCGCATCTGAAAAATCTCAAGGAG AGCGAAGAATAGTAAATCACAAGAAGCGAAATCAACAGCTGCAATccgagcttgaacttgcacatgCGGAGGTCGAAGAGGCGAAGAATCAGAAGGAGAGTGCTGAGCAAGAGCTCAAAGGCTATGAAGTAGAATTGGCCAGGAATGAGTCTGCAATTCAAACCCTAGAG GAAGGGATCCTTTGGATTCAAGATGAATTATCAGCGTATGGATCTAATGTTGAGTCTCTCAAG AATAAAGAAGCAGAAAAGCG AGATGACTTCATAGAGAAAATGCTTGAGCTCAATGCACAGATAAG GAAATTCCACGAGTCAATAGCATCTATATTCCGAAATGATAATTGCAGCGAGTCAGCATCAAAGCCCG GTCCAGCTAAAGCCAAAGGAGAAGATGCTGAGGCTTTCAAAAGAGAACTCCAGAGTCAGCTAGCTCAGATAGTTTCTCAGATCACTAAGGAAGAAGAGGAATACCAAGTTGAACAGAATATTCATAGGCAG ATTGAAGAAGAGTTGAATAATTTGGAAAGAAAAGCATCACTGATAGAGGgaatcataaaagaaaatatggaaATGCAGGAGTTAGCCAGATATCCTTTAATTTCTGTTGTTTGGTCTTCTGCTCTTTAA
- the LOC125846533 gene encoding ABC transporter B family member 15-like has translation MSCKSKTTIQEKRYGSFRSVFMHADSVDILLMILGFLGAICDGVSMPVMLIVTSKLMNNLGNNDSSSTDSFTHHINENALALVYLACGQWVACFLEGFCWTRTAERQASRLRIRYLKAVLRQDVGYFDLHVASTADVIASVSSDSLVIQECISEKVPVFLMNVATFTGSYVVGFLMIWKLALVGFPFIIFLVIPGLMYGRALMGIARKIRDEYGKAGIIVEQAISSVRTVYSFVGENKTIAEYSNALQGTVDLGLKQGLAKGLAIGSNGIVFAIWSFMSYYGSRMVMYNGEHGGTVFAVGAAIAIGGLALGSGLSNLKYFSEASAAGERVVQVIKRVPKIDSDNLEGQTLDNVTGEVEFKHVEFAYPSRPESIILNDFSLKVPTGKTVALVGGSGSGKSTVVALLQRFYDPLGGEILLDGIAIDKLQLKWLRSQMGLVSQEPALFATTIKENILFGKEDASMEQVIEAAKASNAHNFICQLPQGYDTQVGERGVQMSGGQKQRIAIARAIIKSPRILLLDEATSALDSESERVVQEALDKAAVGRTTIIIAHRLSTIRNADLIAVVQNGQVKEIGSHDELIEDEDGLYTSLVRLQQTENPSDEISIAPTNRNTVFAPSNLNSGFTSDHEVQNTSSRRLSIVSRSSSANSAVQSRRFEQNATISNTPEQVFPVPSFKRLLAMNLPEWKEATLGCIGAILFGGVQPVYAFAMGSMISVYFLPSHDEIKEKTKIYALCFLGLAFFSLFVNVLQHYNFAAMGEKLTKRIRERMLSKMLTFEIGWYDKEENSTGAVCSRLAKDANVVRSLIGDRMALLIQTVSAVTIACTMGLVIAWRLAWVMIAVQPLIIVCYYCKRVLLKNMSKKSIKAQEESSKLAAEAVSNLRTVTAFSSQSRILQLLKKAQEGPLRESIRQSWFAGIGLGTSNSLMTCTWALDFWYGGKLMAEGLIGAQALFQTFMILVSTGRVIADAGTMTNDLAKGADAVGSVFAVLDRYSLIEPEDSDGYKPKKITGNVELYDVDFAYPARPNVIIFKGFSIKIEAGKSTALVGQSGSGKSTIIGLIERFYDPLSGVVKIDGRDVRSYHLRSLRKHIALVSQEPTLFAGTIRQNIAYGASEEVDESEIIEAAKAANAHDFISALKDGYETWCGDRGLQLSGGQKQRIAIARAILKNPAVLLLDEATSALDSQSEKVVQDALERVMVGRTSVVVAHRLSTIQNCDTIAVLDKGKIVEKGTHSSLLAKGPSGVYHSLVNLQRAPNSNNTFIS, from the exons ATGAGTTGTAAGAGTAAAACGACGATCCAAGAGAAACGCTATGGTTCTTTTCGGTCAGTTTTCATGCATGCCGATAGCGTCGATATCTTGTTGATGATTTTAGGATTTTTGGGAGCGATTTGCGATGGAGTTTCTATGCCTGTGATGCTTATAGTCACCAGCAAACTCATGAACAATCTTGGTAATAATGACTCTTCCAGTACCGATAGTTTCACGCATCATATCAATGAG AATGCTTTAGCTCTGGTTTACCTGGCATGTGGACAATGGGTCGCGTGTTTCTTAG AGGGATTTTGTTGGACAAGGACAGCAGAGAGGCAAGCGTCAAGGTTACGAATAAGATACTTAAAAGCAGTTCTGAGACAAGATGTGGGATACTTTGATCTACATGTTGCCAGCACCGCCGATGTCATTGCTAGTGTCTCTAGTGACAGTCTTGTCATTCAAGAATGCATTAGTGAAAAG gtacCAGTTTTCTTGATGAACGTAGCAACATTTACTGGGTCATATGTGGTAGGATTTTTGATGATTTGGAAGCTGGCACTAGTGGGATTTCCCTTTATTATTTTCCTAGTGATACCAGGTCTTATGTATGGAAGGGCTTTAATGGGAATAGCAAGAAAAATCAGGGATGAATATGGAAAAGCTGGAATAATTGTGGAACAAGCAATTTCATCAGTAAGAACAGTTTATTCATTTGTtggagaaaataaaacaatagcAGAGTATTCTAATGCTCTTCAAGGAACAGTAGATTTGGGATTAAAGCAAGGTTTAGCTAAAGGATTGGCTATTGGAAGTAATGGCATTGTTTTTGCAATTTGGTCCTTTATGTCTTATTATGGTAGCAGAATGGTCATGTACAATGGAGAACATGGTGGCACCGTTTTTGCCGTCGGAGCTGCAATCGCCATCGGTGGACT AGCATTGGGTTCTGGTTTGTCCAATCTTAAGTATTTTTCTGAAGCAAGTGCAGCTGGTGAACGTGTAGTGCAAGTGATAAAAAGGGTACCGAAAATAGATTCGGACAATTTGGAGGGCCAAACATTGGATAACGTGACGGGTGAAGTGGAATTCAAACACGTTGAATTCGCATACCCGTCAAGACCTGAAAGcataattttaaatgattttagcTTAAAAGTGCCAACGGGTAAAACTGTAGCATTAGTGGGAGGAAGTGGGTCGGGAAAATCTACCGTAGTAGCACTACTACAGAGATTTTATGACCCACTTGGGGGTGAAATTCTTCTCGATGGGATCGCTATTGATAAGCTGCAACTCAAGTGGCTAAGGTCACAAATGGGTCTAGTGAGTCAAGAACCTGCACTTTTTGCAACtacaattaaagaaaatatacttTTTGGGAAGGAGGATGCATCTATGGAACAAGTAATTGAGGCTGCCAAAGCTTCTAATGCTCATAACTTCATCTGTCAGTTGCCTCAGGGTTATGATACCCAG GTGGGAGAGAGAGGTGTTCAAATGTCTGGGGGACAGAAGCAGAGGATAGCTATAGCAAGAGCCATAATCAAGTCACCCAGAATACTCCTCCTGGACGAGGCAACCAGTGCACTCGACTCTGAATCTGAACGAGTGGTGCAGGAAGCTCTGGACAAGGCCGCTGTTGGCCGCACCACAATCATCATAGCCCATCGCCTTTCCACTATTCGCAATGCTGACCTTATTGCCGTGGTTCAAAATGGTCAAGTCAAGGAAATTGGCTCACACGATGAGCTAATTGAAGACGAAGACGGACTATACACTTCCTTAGTCCGTCTCCAACAAACTGAAAACCCCAGTGATGAAATCTCAATTGCACCAACCAATAGAAACACAGTTTTTGCtccatcaaatttaaattctgGATTCACCTCTGACCATGAAGTACAAAATACAAGCAGCCGAAGGCTTTCAATTGTGAGCAGGTCGAGTTCAGCTAACTCAGCTGTGCAAAGCCGTAGATTTGAACAAAATGCAACAATTTCCAATACTCCAGAACAAGTTTTTCCAGTACCTTCATTCAAAAGGTTGCTGGCAATGAATTTGCCAGAATGGAAGGAGGCAACATTGGGATGCATAGGAGCAATATTGTTTGGTGGAGTTCAACCAGTGTATGCTTTTGCAATGGGGTCAATGATATCTGTCTATTTCTTGCCAAGTCATGATGAGATTAAGGAGAAGACAAAGATATATGCTCTGTGTTTTCTGGGGTTGGcattcttttccctttttgtcAATGTACTTCAGCACTATAACTTTGCAGCCATGGGAGAGAAATTGACTAAAAGGATCCGGGAGAGGATGTTGTCCAAGATGCTTACTTTTGAAATTGGGTGGTACGACAAGGAAGAGAATTCCACCGGTGCTGTTTGCTCTAGACTAGCTAAGGATGCCAATGTG GTGAGATCTTTGATTGGGGACAGGATGGCATTACTCATTCAGACGGTTTCTGCAGTGACTATAGCTTGCACCATGGGCCTAGTTATTGCGTGGAGACTTGCATGGGTCATGATAGCAGTCCAGCCTCTCATCATAGTGTGCTACTATTGCAAGAGAGTGCTATTGAAAAACATGTCTAAAAAGTCCATCAAGGCCCAAGAAGAAAGCAGCAAGTTGGCAGCTGAAGCAGTTTCCAATCTCAGAACAGTAACAGCCTTCTCCTCCCAGTCCCGGATTCTCCAACTGCTCAAGAAAGCCCAAGAAGGCCCACTAAGAGAAAGCATACGCCAGTCGTGGTTTGCTGGAATTGGGCTTGGCACTTCTAACAGTCTCATGACATGTACTTGGGCTCTTGATTTCTGGTATGGTGGCAAACTCATGGCAGAAGGCCTCATAGGAGCTCAAGCCCTCTTCCAGACATTCATGATATTGGTTAGTACTGGGCGTGTCATTGCAGATGCTGGAACCATGACTAATGATCTAGCAAAGGGTGCAGATGCTGTTGGGTCGGTCTTTGCAGTGTTGGATCGATATTCTTTAATCGAGCCAGAGGACTCGGATGGTTACAAGCCCAAGAAAATAACAGGCAATGTCGAGCTGTACGATGTGGATTTCGCATACCCTGCTAGGCCCAATGTGATCATCTTCAAGGGGTTTTCAATAAAAATCGAAGCAGGAAAATCAACAGCATTGGTAGGACAAAGTGGATCAGGAAAGTCCACTATAATTGGTCTGATAGAAAGATTCTATGATCCCTTAAGTGGTGTAGTGAAAATAGATGGCCGTGACGTAAGATCATACCACTTGAGATCATTGAGGAAACACATTGCACTTGTAAGCCAAGAACCAACATTATTTGCAGGAACCATAAGGCAAAACATAGCCTATGGAGCATCAGAAGAAGTGGACGAATCAGAAATAATTGAGGCTGCGAAGGCAGCAAATGCACATGATTTCATCTCAGCATTAAAAGACGGATATGAAACTTGGTGTGGTGACAGGGGACTGCAGTTGTCAGGAGGACAAAAACAGCGAATTGCTATAGCACGTGCAATATTGAAAAATCCAGCGGTGCTATTATTGGATGAGGCAACAAGTGCATTGGACAGTCAATCGGAGAAAGTAGTGCAAGATGCACTTGAGAGAGTGATGGTTGGGCGGACAAGTGTGGTGGTGGCACACAGGCTAAGTACTATACAGAATTGTGACACAATTGCAGTATTAGACAAAGGCAAAATTGTGGAGAAAGGGACTCACTCTTCTTTGTTAGCTAAAGGACCCAGTGGAGTTTACCACTCTCTTGTTAACCTTCAAAGAGCACCAAACTCTAACAACACCTTCATCAGTTAA
- the LOC125846535 gene encoding signal recognition particle 43 kDa protein, chloroplastic — MDALFVNSSLSRLKLKFSSQFPTFSPLPHQSYLPLKKLNSSNNLPLVFATLQNQQQQAAAVAEEGREEFEDYDADETYGEVNKIIGSRAIEGGKGMEYLIEWKDEHAPTWVPSNFIAQDVVAEYETPWWNAAKKPDESALRQLIEAEDGRDVDAVDDDGRTALLFVSGLGSEPCVKLLAEAGADVNYRDRSGGLTALHMAAGYVKPGVAKLLIELGADPEVQDYRGQTPLSLARTVLNQTPKGNPMQFARRLGLENVIRVLEDAIFEYAQVEELLEKRGKGENVEYLVKWKDGEDNEWVKAWLISEDLVRDFEAGLEYAEAECILEKREGEGGKGEYLVKWTDIEEATWEPEENVDPLLIEDFEKGQQKVVS; from the coding sequence ATGGATGCTCTCTTTGTCAATTCATCTCTCTCCCGACTCAAACTCAAATTCTCTTCTCAATTCCCTACCTTCTCTCCCCTGCCCCATCAGTCTTATCTCCCACTTAAAAAACTGAATAGTAGTAATAATTTACCACTTGTATTCGCCACGCTTCAGAACCAGCAGCAACAAGCAGCAGCAGTAGCAGAAGAAGGACGAGAAGAATTTGAAGATTACGATGCCGACGAAACGTATGGAGAAGTTAACAAAATCATTGGGAGTCGAGCAATTGAAGGTGGGAAAGGAATGGAGTATTTGATTGAGTGGAAAGATGAACATGCCCCTACCTGGGTTCCCTCTAATTTCATCGCTCAAGACGTTGTCGCTGAGTACGAAACCCCTTGGTGGAACGCGGCGAAAAAGCCCGACGAATCGGCTCTTCGGCAACTTATCGAAGCTGAGGACGGCAGGGATGTGGATGCTGTTGATGACGATGGACGAACGGCTTTGCTCTTTGTATCGGGACTCGGGTCGGAGCCTTGCGTCAAGCTGCTTGCTGAAGCCGGCGCCGACGTCAATTACCGCGATAGGAGCGGCGGGTTGACGGCTCTGCATATGGCTGCCGGCTATGTGAAGCCTGGGGTCGCTAAGCTGTTAATTGAGCTCGGCGCAGACCCCGAGGTGCAGGATTACAGAGGGCAGACGCCGCTGAGCTTAGCGAGGACGGTCTTGAATCAAACACCTAAAGGAAACCCAATGCAATTCGCGAGGAGATTGGGATTAGAGAATGTTATTAGGGTATTGGAGGATGCAATTTTTGAGTATGCACAAGTGGAGGAATTATTGGAGAAGAGAGGGAAAGGTGAAAATGTTGAGTATTTAGTGAAATGGAAGGATGGGGAGGATAATGAATGGGTCAAAGCATGGCTGATATCTGAGGATTTGGTGAGAGATTTTGAGGCTGGATTGGAATATGCAGAGGCAGAGTGCATCTTGGAGAAGAGAGAGGGCGAGGGCGGGAAAGGCGAGTACTTGGTTAAATGGACTGATATTGAGGAGGCTACTTGGGAACCCGAAGAAAATGTTGACCCCCTTCTGATAGAAGATTTTGAAAAGGGTCAACAGAAAGTAGTAAGTTGA